The proteins below are encoded in one region of Gemmatimonadota bacterium:
- a CDS encoding copper homeostasis protein CutC: MVALITIEACVDSVASAVQAERGGAHRVELCDNLADAGTTPSHGVLVAAVQALRIPVFPIIRLRGGSFIYDADEIAIMTADVAHARECGVHGVVIGALTPEGDVDEAAVLAWKEAAGGLPLTFHRAWDVCRDPAGALETLIRLGVQRVLSSGQRENAWDGRANLAAGVTQAAGRISIMAGGGVDEHNAAELISATGVHEIHVRGTAPLHEMMSFNSHPVPFRKNWPEDERVRMVTDAGRIGEIVGRVNGER, encoded by the coding sequence ATGGTCGCTCTGATCACCATCGAGGCCTGTGTCGACAGCGTCGCCTCGGCGGTTCAGGCAGAGCGTGGCGGCGCGCATCGGGTCGAACTCTGCGACAACCTAGCCGACGCCGGGACGACGCCGAGCCACGGCGTGCTCGTCGCCGCCGTGCAGGCGCTCAGGATTCCCGTCTTCCCGATCATCCGGCTCCGCGGCGGCTCGTTCATCTATGATGCCGACGAGATCGCCATCATGACCGCCGATGTCGCGCATGCCCGCGAGTGCGGCGTCCATGGCGTGGTGATCGGCGCGCTCACGCCTGAGGGCGACGTCGACGAAGCGGCGGTCCTGGCATGGAAGGAGGCCGCGGGCGGACTGCCGCTCACCTTCCACCGCGCGTGGGATGTCTGCCGCGATCCGGCGGGTGCACTGGAGACACTGATCCGCCTCGGCGTCCAGCGCGTCCTCTCCTCCGGCCAGCGCGAGAACGCCTGGGACGGCCGCGCGAACCTCGCCGCTGGCGTCACTCAGGCGGCCGGCCGCATCTCGATCATGGCGGGTGGTGGGGTCGACGAGCACAACGCCGCCGAGCTCATCAGCGCCACCGGCGTGCACGAGATCCACGTGCGCGGCACCGCGCCGTTGCACGAGATGATGTCGTTCAATTCGCATCCAGTGCCGTTCCGGAAGAACTGGCCGGAGGATGAGCGGGTCAGGATGGTGACGGATGCTGGTCGAAT